In a single window of the Melioribacteraceae bacterium genome:
- the nrfA gene encoding ammonia-forming cytochrome c nitrite reductase, which yields MSYIQELTKKKPWLNWVLFIGTVVVVFFIGLFASSIIERRGESFTLQAVKPIAEWEPRNEIWGENYPRQYETYLSTLDTNFASKHGGSAMIDYLERYPELVIMWGGYPFSKDYNQGRGHGHAIRDIRNTLRTGGKVNSPLPATCWTCKSTDVPRVMAGEGVVNYYKGKWIDKGHEHVNPIGCQDCHDPKTMNLRITRPALIEAFERQGKKISDFTHNEMRSLVCAQCHVEYYFDKKKHEGAQYLTFPWDKGFSADQMEKYYDEIEFSDWTHSLSRAPMIKAQHPDYELFMTGIHAKRGVSCADCHMPYKTEGGVKFTDHHIQSPLNNTNNSCQVCHREKTENLMRDIYDRQDSIEELRRMAEKSIASAHLEAKIAWEKGATESQMKEALTLIRHAQWRWDWVAAANGLGFHAPVEALRVLGTALHKSEEARKVLAAVLIKVGAGYPVALPDFSTKEKAQKLIGLNMDELKKDKAELLKSTVVEWDKKAKERQGSLKVY from the coding sequence ATGAGCTACATTCAAGAATTAACAAAAAAGAAACCATGGCTTAATTGGGTTTTATTCATTGGAACTGTAGTGGTGGTATTTTTTATAGGTTTATTTGCTTCATCAATTATTGAAAGAAGAGGAGAATCATTTACTCTTCAAGCTGTAAAACCGATTGCCGAGTGGGAACCGCGTAATGAAATTTGGGGAGAAAATTATCCTCGCCAGTACGAAACCTACCTGAGCACACTAGATACTAATTTCGCCAGTAAACATGGCGGCTCGGCAATGATCGATTATCTTGAAAGATATCCTGAACTTGTTATAATGTGGGGCGGATATCCATTCTCAAAAGATTATAATCAAGGAAGAGGGCACGGTCACGCAATTAGAGATATTAGAAATACTCTGAGAACAGGCGGTAAGGTAAATTCACCACTACCTGCAACTTGTTGGACTTGTAAAAGCACAGATGTTCCTCGCGTTATGGCTGGCGAAGGAGTGGTAAACTATTATAAAGGAAAATGGATTGATAAAGGTCATGAACATGTAAATCCAATTGGATGTCAAGATTGCCACGATCCTAAAACTATGAATTTAAGAATTACTCGACCTGCACTAATTGAAGCTTTTGAAAGACAGGGGAAAAAGATTTCAGATTTTACTCACAATGAAATGAGATCATTAGTATGTGCTCAATGCCATGTTGAATATTATTTCGACAAGAAAAAACATGAAGGGGCTCAGTACTTAACTTTTCCCTGGGATAAAGGGTTTAGCGCAGATCAAATGGAAAAATATTATGATGAGATTGAATTTTCTGATTGGACACATTCACTGAGTAGAGCGCCAATGATTAAAGCTCAGCATCCCGACTATGAATTATTTATGACTGGAATACATGCTAAAAGAGGTGTGAGCTGTGCCGATTGCCATATGCCATATAAAACTGAAGGTGGAGTTAAATTTACAGACCATCACATACAGAGCCCTTTGAATAATACAAACAATTCTTGTCAGGTTTGCCACAGGGAAAAGACCGAAAATTTAATGAGAGATATTTACGACAGACAGGATAGCATCGAAGAATTGAGAAGAATGGCAGAAAAATCTATTGCTTCGGCACATCTTGAAGCAAAAATTGCATGGGAAAAAGGTGCTACAGAATCTCAAATGAAAGAAGCATTAACACTTATTAGACACGCGCAATGGCGTTGGGATTGGGTAGCCGCAGCGAATGGTTTGGGATTTCACGCTCCGGTTGAGGCGCTTCGAGTTTTAGGTACTGCATTGCATAAATCGGAAGAGGCTAGAAAAGTATTAGCCGCGGTATTAATTAAAGTTGGTGCCGGTTATCCTGTTGCTCTCCCGGATTTTTCAACAAAGGAAAAAGCTCAAAAATTAATTGGGCTAAATATGGATGAACTTAAAAAAGATAAGGCTGAATTACTAAAAAGTACAGTTGTTGAGTGGGATAAAAAAGCTAAGGAAAGACAGGGATCACTGAAAGTGTATTAA
- the nrfH gene encoding cytochrome c nitrite reductase small subunit, with product MNFTKGIVALLKAISPPPRWNAPVLFLLAIIVGLGFFIIYISNAASYLSDDPQTCVNCHVMNPQYATWQKGSHGRVATCNDCHVPQDNFVNKYWFKANDGLRHATYFTMRWEPQVIQIKEAGKLAVQANCIRCHSNSIHPIALRSINNRNVADQTGRFCWECHRETPHGRVNSLSSTPYADVPQLKPAAPEWLIKYLMEEKSKN from the coding sequence ATGAATTTTACAAAAGGAATTGTTGCGCTCTTGAAAGCAATATCACCACCACCAAGATGGAATGCTCCCGTCCTCTTTTTATTAGCAATAATTGTTGGACTTGGCTTCTTCATTATTTACATTTCCAATGCGGCATCTTATTTGTCGGACGACCCACAAACCTGCGTTAATTGTCATGTGATGAATCCACAATATGCTACTTGGCAGAAAGGAAGTCATGGCAGAGTAGCAACGTGTAATGATTGCCATGTGCCTCAAGATAATTTTGTAAATAAATACTGGTTCAAAGCTAACGATGGCTTGCGCCACGCCACATATTTTACAATGCGCTGGGAACCACAGGTAATTCAAATAAAGGAAGCGGGGAAATTGGCAGTTCAGGCAAACTGCATCCGTTGTCATTCTAATAGTATTCATCCAATAGCACTTCGCTCAATAAATAACAGAAACGTTGCAGACCAGACAGGCAGATTTTGCTGGGAATGTCATAGAGAAACTCCGCATGGCAGAGTAAATAGTTTATCCTCAACACCATATGCCGATGTACCGCAATTAAAACCGGCGGCTCCCGAATGGTTAATCAAATATTTAATGGAAGAAAAAAGTAAAAATTAA
- a CDS encoding 4Fe-4S binding protein — translation MGKYVKNSEKSLQKIRFGIQITFSLLCIWIGIEFHSFIQFLETEGATGSSYRPPGVEGFLPISALMSVYYFFLTGTIHNVHPAGFFIFLAIIGISFVFGKSFCSWFCPVGFLSEMIGDFGEKVWKKLFKRRVKLHRLIDYPLRSLKYLLLGFFAYAIFSMSVLALEYFLNDSYNIISDVKMYYFFANISQTSLIVIGILFFLSILIRNFWCRYLCPYGALLGLLSLASPNKIKRNPISCIDCGLCAKACPSFIKVDKVLTVRSDECTSCLSCVDACPVADTLEVRDSFSKQKVSKNLIVFGIITLFIAITGLGMITGNWQNHISREEYFEIHKKKDSIGHPTSTADIKELNESTKKKN, via the coding sequence ATGGGTAAATATGTTAAAAACAGTGAGAAATCATTACAAAAGATAAGATTTGGGATTCAAATAACGTTTTCACTTTTGTGCATATGGATTGGAATTGAGTTTCACTCATTTATTCAATTTTTAGAAACTGAAGGAGCGACAGGAAGTTCATACAGACCTCCCGGAGTAGAGGGGTTTTTACCAATTAGCGCATTAATGAGTGTTTACTATTTTTTCCTCACAGGAACAATCCACAATGTTCATCCAGCCGGTTTTTTTATTTTTTTAGCGATAATTGGTATTTCTTTTGTATTCGGCAAATCATTTTGTAGCTGGTTTTGTCCTGTTGGTTTTTTATCCGAAATGATTGGTGACTTTGGTGAAAAAGTTTGGAAAAAACTTTTCAAAAGAAGAGTAAAACTCCACAGATTGATAGATTATCCGCTACGCTCGTTAAAGTATTTGCTTCTTGGATTTTTTGCCTATGCAATATTCTCGATGTCTGTACTAGCGCTGGAGTATTTCTTGAACGATTCCTACAATATTATCTCTGATGTAAAGATGTACTATTTCTTCGCCAACATTTCTCAAACAAGTTTAATTGTTATTGGCATCTTGTTTTTCTTATCAATCCTAATTAGAAATTTCTGGTGCAGATATTTATGTCCTTATGGAGCTCTGCTTGGATTACTCTCGCTCGCAAGTCCTAACAAAATAAAAAGAAATCCGATTAGTTGTATTGATTGTGGATTGTGCGCAAAAGCATGTCCCTCCTTTATCAAAGTAGATAAAGTATTGACTGTTCGATCGGATGAATGTACTTCTTGTTTAAGTTGTGTAGATGCCTGCCCGGTGGCAGATACATTAGAAGTGAGAGATTCGTTCTCTAAACAAAAAGTATCAAAAAATTTGATTGTATTTGGAATAATTACTTTGTTTATTGCAATAACCGGTTTAGGCATGATTACAGGGAACTGGCAAAATCACATCTCAAGAGAGGAGTACTTCGAAATTCACAAAAAGAAAGATTCAATCGGTCATCCCACGAGTACGGCAGACATAAAAGAGTTAAATGAATCAACGAAAAAAAAGAATTAA
- a CDS encoding 4Fe-4S binding protein, whose protein sequence is MLRKIIQIDEDKCDGCGDCVPECHEGALQIIDGKVRLISDLFCDGLGACIGHCPNGALAVIEREAEPYDEKKVMDYIVKGGENVIKAHLSHLKEHKEFAFLAQALDYLNDNGINIPQIDVVENKPSGGCSGSQARSFESPNNIEEVGIRRSHLTQWPIQMHLVSPNSAYYRNSDLLLAADCCAFSYGDFHKDFINGKSLAIACPKLDSNKEVYLNKLIAMIDEANINSIHVVIMQVPCCGGLVQLAQQAAESANRRVPLLVTIIGVQGEILKQVDL, encoded by the coding sequence ATGCTTAGAAAAATAATTCAAATAGATGAAGATAAGTGCGATGGTTGTGGCGATTGCGTCCCCGAATGTCACGAAGGAGCCCTTCAAATTATTGATGGAAAAGTTCGCTTGATCAGTGATCTGTTTTGTGATGGACTGGGTGCATGTATCGGACATTGTCCAAATGGAGCATTAGCTGTAATTGAACGGGAAGCGGAACCCTATGATGAAAAAAAAGTAATGGACTATATAGTAAAAGGGGGAGAAAATGTAATTAAGGCCCACCTTAGTCATTTAAAAGAACATAAAGAATTTGCATTTCTCGCTCAAGCTCTAGATTATTTAAATGACAATGGAATTAATATCCCCCAAATTGATGTTGTAGAAAACAAACCATCTGGTGGTTGTTCAGGATCGCAAGCTAGGTCATTTGAATCTCCAAATAATATTGAAGAAGTAGGAATCAGAAGATCTCACTTAACACAGTGGCCAATTCAGATGCACCTTGTATCGCCAAATTCTGCATATTACCGCAACTCCGATTTGCTACTCGCAGCCGATTGCTGTGCTTTTTCTTATGGAGATTTTCATAAAGATTTCATTAATGGAAAATCATTAGCAATAGCATGTCCCAAGCTTGATAGTAATAAGGAAGTTTATTTGAATAAGCTGATAGCAATGATTGATGAAGCCAATATCAATTCTATTCACGTAGTCATTATGCAGGTTCCCTGTTGTGGCGGACTTGTACAACTTGCCCAGCAGGCAGCTGAATCTGCTAATCGCAGAGTTCCTCTTTTGGTAACAATAATTGGTGTTCAAGGGGAAATACTTAAGCAAGTTGATTTGTAA